A section of the Oreochromis niloticus isolate F11D_XX linkage group LG9, O_niloticus_UMD_NMBU, whole genome shotgun sequence genome encodes:
- the LOC109197635 gene encoding zinc finger BED domain-containing protein 1, whose translation MLVAKRNCTSAVWEYFGFKRDDVAQSQVLCKTCLGRVSTSRGNTTNLYQHLKTQHKTEYDRCMAKKSSSVQNKPSNVTRQGSLTELFEGVTPYERTSKRHVEITKAVTHCIAKDMMPVNTVTKPGFNNLVTTLDKRYRMPSRTYFSQTAIPELHMQCRRRVAAELKAVEFFAATTDMWSSRTAEPYQSLTVHYITEDLHLEARSLQTAYFPEDHTGENIAAGLREGLACWDLPEDNLVCITTDNASNMVKAAQLNEWTRLQCFGHRLHLAIENAIKDGRVSRAIGLCKKLVGHFSHSWKKKAALTEAQKELKLPEHSLITECPTRWGSKEKMIARVLEQMKAISQVLTGDRHARSLIPTWQDAEVLESIHKALHPLSEFTDALSGEEYVSISYLKPVLHLLATSVLAEDAEDTDLTRSIKTKVLAYLNDKYSDLNTQELLDVASFMDPRFKTQYISADNLPAIKARLKTEMVESARRTHNQEKRSRTETAQNSPSAQASGGKAKKTLGSLFKTSAASSALPLPLEDVVEAELNSYLLTPVIDGEDDPLAWWKVHNIHFPRLCKMARKYLCVPATSAPSERLFSTGGNIVTCTRSSLKPAKVDMLVFLAKNL comes from the exons ATGCTAGTAGCAAAGAGGAACTGCACATCAGCCGTGTGGGAATATTTTGGGTTTAAAAGAGATGATGTCGCACAGAGTCAGGTACTGTGTAAAACCTGTCTTGGTAGAGTTTCTACATCTCGGGGAAACACTACGAATTTGTACCAGCACCTTAAGACTCAGCACAAAACAGAGTATGATAGATGTATGGCTAAAAAATCTAGTAGTGTGCAGAATAAACCTAGTAACGTTACTCGGCAAGGATCACTGACCGAACTGTTTGAAGGTGTTACACCATATGAACGCACTTCAAAACGGCACGTGGAAATCACCAAAGCAGTAACCCACTGCATTGCGAAAGACATGATGCCCGTCAATACGGTGACCAAGCCTGGGTTCAATAATTTGGTAACTACACTGGATAAGAGGTACAGAATGCCCTCCCGCACGTATTTCAGTCAGACTGCAATACCCGAGCTACATATGCAATGTAGGCGGAGGGTTGCAGCGGAGTTAAAGGCTGTTGAGTTTTTTGCGGCGACAACAGACATGTGGTCAAGCCGTACAGCAGAGCCCTATCAAAGTCTGACGGTGCATTACATTACCGAAGACCTCCACCTCGAAGCTCGCAGCCTACAAACGGCCTACTTCCCCGAAGACCACACAGGGGAAAACATTGCTGCTGGCCTGAGAGAGGGGCTTGCGTGTTGGGATCTCCCTGAAGACAACCTTGTCTGCATAACGACGGACAACGCGTCAAATATGGTGAAAGCAGCACAGCTGAACGAATGGACCAGGCTCCAGTGTTTCGGACACAGATTACATCTTGCTATTG aaAATGCAATCAAAGATGGTAGAGTATCAAGAGCAATTGGGCTGTGCAAGAAGTTGGTGGGGCACTTCTCGCACAGTTGGAAGAAAAAGGCAGCACTCACTGAGGCACAGAAGGAGCTTAAGCTTCCTGAGCACTCTCTCATTACTGAGTGCCCTACAAGATGGGGGTCCAAAGAGAAAATGATTGCCAGAGTGCTGGAACAGATGAAAGCCATATCGCAGGTATTGACAGGTGACCGACATGCACGCTCCCTCATCCCAACCTGGCAGGATGCTGAAGTGTTGGAGTCCATTCATAAGGCACTGCATCCTCTCTCCGAATTTACTGATGCTCTTTCTGGAGAAGAGTATGTGAGCATCTCCTACCTCAAGCCAGTTCTCCATCTTCTGGCAACATCAGTCTTGGCTGAAGATGCTGAGGACACTGATCTGACTAGATCAATTAAAACCAAGGTCCTGGCATACCTCAACGACAAGTATAGTGACCTCAACACCCAGGAGCTTTTGGATGTTGCGTCGTTCATGGACCCTAGGTTCAAAACGCAATACATCAGCGCAGACAACCTTCCTGCCATTAAGGCCCGACTGAAGACAGAAATGGTGGAATCGGCTAGACGTACACATAATCAG GAGAAGAGGTCTCGCACTGAAACTGCTCAAAATTCTCCAAGTGCACAGGCCTCTGGGGGAAAGGCAAAGAAGACTCTTGGTAGTCTTTTTAAAACCAGTGCGGCCTCTTCAGCTTTGCCTCTGCCACTTGAAGATGTCGTGGAGGCAGAGTTGAATAGTTACCTGTTGACCCCTGTCATTGACGGAGAGGATGATCCCTTAGCCTGGTGGAAGGTGCACAACATTCACTTTCCACGACTGTGCAAGATGGCCCgcaaatatctgtgtgtgccagcCACAAGTGCCCCCTCAGAGCGTCTGTTCAGCACTGGAGGGAATATAGTGACCTGCACTCGCTCATCCTTAAAGCCAGCAAAAGTAGATATGCTGGTCTTCCTAGCAAAAAACCTGTGA